TGAGAAACAATTGGAAAACATCCAATCGGAATTCTCTCAATTCGTTACCCTTAACTCATCAGGTGACCCAGTTGAAGCTGCAGCAATCTTAGATGATACTGAAAATCATATTCTTGCTCTAACGCATATTGTTGATCGGATTCCAGCTCTTGTTGAAACCTTGACAAAGGAATTACCAGACCAATTAGCAGATTTGGAAGAAGGCTATCGTAAGCTTTTGGATGCCAATTACCACTTTACTGAAACAGATATTGAGTCACGTTTCCAACTTTTGCATGAATCTTTGAAGAATAATCAAGAAAACATTCGTCAGTTGGAGTTGGACAATGCAGAGTATGAAAATAATCGCATTCAAGAAGAAATCAACGCACTTTATGATATTTTCACTCGTGAAATTGAAGCTCAAAAAGTCGTTGAGAATCTTCTCTCAACACTTCCAACCTATCTCAACCACTTGAAAGAAAATAATCAGGTGCTTGTTCAGGATCTTGAACGCCTGAATAAAACTTATCTTCTTCCAGAAAGTGATGGAAATCATGTTCGCCGACTTCAAGAAGAATTAGCTGCACTTGATACCGCTATTTTAGAAGTAACAGAGGATCAAAGAGAATCTGCTCAAGCCTATTCTGTTCTTGAAGAACAGTTGGAAATGCTTCAAAGCAATCTCAAAGATATTGAAGATGAGCAAATTTCTGTGAGCGAACGACTTGCGCAAATTGAAAAAGACGACCTCAATGCTCGCCAAAAAGCAAATGTCTATGTGAATCGTTTGCACACCATCAAACGTTACATGGAAAAGCGAAACTTACCAGGAATCCCTCAAAGTTTCTTGAAACTCTTCTTTACTGCAAGTCATAACACTGAAGATTTGATGGCGGAGCTAGAGCAACCGCAGGTTAATATTGAATCTGTTAAGCGAATTCTTGAAATTGCAACGAATGATATGGCAGTACTTGAGACAGAAACATACGATATTGTTCAATATGCAACCTTGACTGAGCAACTTCTCCAATACTCAAATCGCTACCGTTCATTTGATGAACGCATCCAAGAGGCTTTCAACGAAGCACTTGAAATTTTTGAGAAAGAGTTTGACTATCGGGCATCATTTGAGAAGATCTCTCAAGCCTTGGAAGTTGCAGAACCAGGAGTTACAAATCGTTTTGTGACTTCATATGAAAAAACACGTGAAGCAATTCGCTTTTAAACGAGAAGCTTAGATATTGAATTATATCCCGAAAGTTAGATAGGAAATACTAACTTTCGGTTTTTTTGAGCATTGTAATGACTGGATTGAGGAAATTCACTCTAAGTGAGTAAGGCTGGCAATACCAACACGATTCTTATCATCGGTTCCTAGAGAATAAGGACATTCAAGCATCCATGTTACGAATGGGAAACAGTCCAGGTAATGGAATGATGGAGTCCTTCTTTGGCATCTTGAAATCGGAGATGTTTTATGGTTATGAGGAGTCGTTTCAGTCGCTTAAGCAATTGGAACAAGCCATTGTAGACTATATTGATTATTACAACAACAAACGAATTAAGGTAAAACTAAAAGGACTCAGTCCTGTGCAATACAGAACTAAATCCTTTGGATAAATTATTTGTCTAACTTTTTGGGGTCAGTACACCTCTGGTCTTTTTAGGTAAAGGAGTAAAAGAAAAACCCGGTAATTAAATACAGGGTTAGTGATCATTTTATCATCATCAATTCGACAATCATTTCTATATAGATGATTAAGGTTAGGAGAAAACCAGCTCTCCAGAAGAATTTGATGAATTTAGGGTAATAAAAACTTCGTTTTTTGAGGAGGAAAAAGACAACTAGGAGGATTGCTAGGAGTGAAAGTGCTAGGCCAAGTCGCGGTAGAAAGTTGTGGGTAAAGGCTTTAGCAGTGATAAGGTAGTACTCGAATACCAAAAGTGGAAAAGCTAAATCCGCGAAATTAATTCTTAGTTTTTTCAGTCCGAAAAGCTTGGTGACAATAAAGCAAACTACCAAGGTTAAAATCAATAATAAAATAGACGCTATTTTCATTAAAATCATACCCATATTGTATCATAAAAAATCACTAAAGGAAACGAGAAACAGAGGATTTTATGGCAAAGTCAGGCTTTTGAGATTGTGGGTATTTTTTGTTATAATGAAAGTTATGAAATCTTATAATACCTTGAATGATTATTATCGAAAACTCTTTGGAGAAAAGACTTTTAAAGTTCCTATTGATGCGGGGTTTGACTGTCCCAATCGGGATGGAACTGTGGCTCATGGGGGCTGTACCTTTTGTACAGTTTCGGGTTCTGGAGATGCCATTGTAGCACCAGATGCTCCTATCCGTGAGCAATTTTATAAGGAAATCGACTTTATGCACCGCAAGTGGCCGGATGTTAAAAAGTATCTGGTTTATTTTCAAAACTTTACCAATACCCATGAAAAGGTGGAAGTGATTCGGGAGCGTTATGAACAAGCAATCAACGAACCAGGTGTAGTGGGAATCAATATCGGAACACGCCCAGATTGTTTGCCAGACGAAACCATCCTTTACCTAGCTGAGCTAGCAAAACGCATGCATGTGACGGTGGAATTGGGCTTACAGACTACATATGAAAGAACCTCTAACTTGATTAACCGTGCCCATTCCTATGAATTGTATGTAGAAACGGTCAAACGATTGAGGAAATATCCTAAGATTGAGATTGTTTCCCATTTGATCAATGGTTTGCCCGGTGAGACTCATGAGATGATGGTCGAAAATGTCCGCCGCTGTGTCACAGATAATGATATTCAAGGAATTAAACTGCACTTGCTCCATCTCATGACCAATACGCGTATGCAGCGAGATTACCACGAAGGACGCTTGCAACTGATGAGTCAGGACGAATATGTCAAGGTCATTTGTGACCAATTGGAAATCATTCCCAAGCATATCGTCATCCACCGAATCACGGGAGATGCGCCTAGAGATATGTTGATTGGTCCCATGTGGAGCCTCAATAAATGGGAAGTGCTAAATGCTATTGAAACTGAAATGAGACGACGGGGCAGTGTTCAAGGATGCAAGGCTGTAAAACAGGAGTTTAAAAATGAAAAGACCATTTGAGATGGCACATGAATTTTTGGCTGAAGTCGTGACAAAAGAAGATATTGTTGTGGATGCGACCATGGGTAATGGTCACGACACGCTTTTTTTAGCCAAACTAGCAAAGCAAGTCTATGCCTTTGATATACAGAAACAAGCTTTGGATAAAACCCAAGACCGTTTAAATGAGGCAGGTTTAGAGAATGTCCAGTTGATTTTGCAAGGGCATGAGACGCTCGATCAGTTTGTGACAGAAGCTAAGGCAGGAATTTTTAATCTGGGTTACCTGCCATCTGCTGATAAGTCTGTTATTACCCGACCTCAGACTACCATTGAGGCACTTGAAAAGCTTTGTCATTTGCTTGTCAAGGGTGGACGGATTGCCATTATGATTTATTATGGTCATGAGGGAGGAGATATTGAAAAGGATGCTGTTTTGGACTTTGTGAGTCAGTTGAACCAACAAGAGTACACAGTTGTGATTTATCGAACCCTCAACCAAGTTAACAACCCCCCGTTTGTAGTTATGATTGAAAAATTAGAAAGATACAGGCATGGATAAACAATACCTACGTGAGAAATTAGAGGCTATGCGCCAAAATTTTGTTGAGTCAACGCAACATGAGCGAGCAGTTGGCGTGCTCGACGAAGCACATATGAGCAAGAAAATGCTCAAAATCAAGAAAAAGTTAGTGGCTCTTGAAATGGAACGGTGCCAGAAAAAAATTGAGCACAAAGACTGTTCCAAGATTGATCAAAAAATCCAAGAACAGAAGGAGATATTTGAATCTTGCTGTAAAAAAGACTAAGGAGGAATTGCGTGGAATTACTCATTTACCTGATTCTATTTTTATTTGTCTTAATTGTTTCCAGTACGACTAATAAACTCTTGCCTTTTTTGCCTCTTCCCCTAGTACAAATCCTTTTGGGAATTGTGATTGGTCTCTTTTTGCCAAATACCGACTTTCATCTCAATACCGAGTTATTTTTAGCACTGGTTATCGGGCCCTTGCTTTTCAGAGAATCTGAAGAAGCAGATGTTACGGCTATTTTAAAACACTGGCGCATCATTGTTTACTTAATCTTTCCAGTGATTTTCATCTCGACCCTGAGTTTGGGTGGCTTGGCCCATCTTCTTTGGCTCAGCCTTCCCTTGGCGGCTTGCTTGGCTGTTGGGGCAGCCCTTGGTCCGACTGATTTGGTAGCCTTTGCTTCTCTTTCTGAGCGTTTTAGTTTCCCTAAACGGGTTTCCAATATCCTAAAAGGGGAAGGACTTTTAAATGATGCTTCTGGTTTGGTAGCCTTTCGAGTAGCTCTGGCTGCCTGGACAACAGGTGCTTTTTCTCTTAGCCAGGCTGGGACTTCTTTAGCCCTGTCTATCATAGGTGGTTTTGCGGTCGGCTTTGTGACGGCAATGATCAATCGTTTCCTGCATACATTTTTACTGAGTATGCGAGCGACAGATATAGCGAGTGAACTTTTGCTTGAACTGAGTTTGCCTCTTATGACCTTCTTTATCGCCGAAGAAATCCATGTTTCAGGGATTATCGCAGTTGTAGTTGCAGGGATTTTGAAGGCCAGTCGTTTCAAGAAAATCACACTCCTCGAAGCCCAAGTTGATACCGTTACTGATACTGTTTGGCATACCGTGACCTTTATGCTCAATGGATCTGTCTTTGTCATCTTGGGGATGGAATTGGAAATGATAGCAGAACCTATCCTGACTAATCCCCTTTATAACCCCCTACTCTTACTAGTATCTGTTGTTTTACTGACATTCTTACTTTTTGCCATCCGCTTTGTCATGATTGTTGTTTTTTACTTTGTGAGGACGCGTCGACTTAAGAAAAAGATAAATAAGTATATGAAGGATATGCTGCTTTTGACCTTCTCTGGTGTCAAAGGGACAGTATCTATCGCGACCATTCTCCTCATACCAAGTCATTTGGAGCAGGAATATCCTTTGTTACTCTTCCTTGTAGCAGGCGTTACACTGCTGAGCTTTTTAACGGGTTTACTAGTCCTCCCTCATTTATCTGAGGAACAAGAGGAAAGCAAGGATCATTTGATGCATATTGCGATTTTGAATGATGTAGCTGCAGAATTAGAAAAAGAGCTAGACCATCACAAGAACAAACTTCCTCTTTATGCAGCTATTGATAATTATCATGGTCGGATTGAAAACCTCATCCTTAGTCTGGAAAATAAGAGAGTCCAAGAGGACTGGGAATCTCTCAAACTCCTTATCTTGAGTATTGAGAGTGACGGTTTGGAGCAAGCCTACGAAGAAAATAGAATCAGTGAGCGTGGCTATCGAGTTTACCAACGTTACCTAAAAAACATGGAGCAGAGTATCAATCGGAATTTCGCTTCTAGAGTGACTTATTACTTCCTAGTTTCCTTACGGATAATGCGCTTTCTACTTCATGAAATATTTACCTTTGGCAAAACTTTCCGTAGTTGGATGAATGAAGAATCTCGTAAACTATTAGCAGTTGACTATGATCAGATTTCAGAGTTGTATTTGGAAAATACAGAGCTGATTATCGAGAGTTTGGAAAACCTCAAAGGGGTTTACAAGAGTTCACTGATTAGTTTTATGCAAGAGTCTCGTCTACGCGAGACGGCCATTATCGGAAGTGGTGCCTTTGTTGAGCGGGTTATCAATCGCATCAAGCCAAACAATATCGATGAAATGCTACGAGGCTACTATCTCGAACGTAAGGCAATCTTTGAATACGAAGAAGCTAAACTGATAACAGCCAAGTATGCCAAAAAACTACGTCAAAATGTGAATAATTTGGAAAATTATTCTCTGAAAGAGGCTGCAAATACCTTGCCTTATGATATGCTAGATTTAATCAGAAGAAATTAGATGATGAAGAAAATGACGGAGGATGGGATATGAAAAAGTGGTGGAAGGAGCTATTGGATAAGCCATTATTGAAAGCTTTTTTGCATTATTATCAAGCATCGGATAGTGAGTTGACCAGTGTTGCGGTTGCCTACTATTGGTTGATTTCAATCTTTCCTTTGCTAATGATAATGGTCAATATTTTGCCTTATTTTCAGATTCCGGTCTCAAATTTCTTACTTACGATCAAGGAATTCTTGCCTGATACAGTGTATGATGTGGTCGCCAAGATTGTCCGAGAAGTTCTGACACAACCATCAACTGGTTTGCTGAGTTTTGCCGTTTTATCTGCACTCTGGACCTTTTCAAAATCAATGGATTTCCTTCAAAAAGCCTTTAACAAAGCCTATGGAGTGACCAAGAGTCGAGGGATTATCTCCCATCAGTTGATGAGTTTGCTTGTTAGCCTTGGCTTGCAGATTCTTTTTGCCCTAGCCTTGTTTTTGAGTATGTTTGGTCGCATGTTGCTCAACCTCCTCAAAACTTACTGGCAATCAGACAGCTCGCTATTTTCCTACTTGCAAGATTTTACAGGCCCTCTAGTCTATGCTTTGATCTTTGCCATTCTGGTTATGATTTATTACTTCCTTCCAAAAGTAAAAACACCACGAATCCGCTACGTTTTACCAGGAAGTGTCTTTGTCTTGCTAACTCTTATCGGTTTATTGAATATCTTTTCTGTTTATTTTAATAACTATGTCAATCACCTAGTCGATGTCCGATTTTTCAGTTCCATCATCGTGGTAGTCATGATGTTCTGGTTTATTCTTATTGCAAAGATTTTGATTATCGGAGCGGTTATCAATGCCAGTGTTCAGAGTTTGAAAGATCCAAAGTTTAGTATGGAATGATTAGAAAAATCCCTATTAGGTTTCCTAATAGGGATTTTTCTAATAGATAAACATGGCATCGCCGAAACTGAAGAAACGATAGCGTTCTTGAATAGCGTGCTGGTAGGCATCTAAGACTAATTCACGGCCGGCAAAGGCAGAAACCAACATGACGAGAGTTGATTTGGGTAGGTGGAAGTTGGTTGAGAAAGCATCCACGACCTTCCATTGGTATCCAGGTTTGATAAAGATATTGGTCCAGCCAGAATCAGCCTGAATTTGCCCATCAAACTTGGAACCGATGGTTTCCAACGTACGGATAGAAGTGGTACCGACAGCAATGACGCGACCTCCCTTTTCCTTGACAGAGCTAAGAGTGGCTGCTGCTTCCTCAGAGAGCTGGTAGAATTCTGAGTGCATTTCGTGTTCGTCTAGATTATCCACAGAAACAGGTCTAAAGGTTCCGAGTCCGACATGGAGGGTCAGATAAACCAGATGGACCCCCTTAGCTTGGATTTCTGCTAGCAGTTCTTTGGTGAAGTGCAGTCCAGCAGTTGGTGCTGCAGCAGAGCCACTTTCCTTGGCGTAGACGGTTTGATAACGTTCACGGTCATCCAGTTTTTCATGGATGTAGGGTGGTAGTGGCATTTCACCTAGACTTTCCAAGACTTCTAGGAAAATTCCTTGGTATTCGAAGCGGACAATGCGGCCTCCGTGGGTCAATTCTTCTGTAACGACAGCGCTGAGGCGACCATCGCCAAAGTTGATACGAGTGCCAACCTTGAGGCGTTTGGCAGGTTTAGCCAGAACTTCCCACTCATCACCACTAGTATTTTTGAGCAGGAGAAGTTCCACATGGCCTCCTGTCTCTTCCTTTTGGCCATAGAGGCGGGCAGGGAGAACGCGAGTGTCGTTCATGACAAGGGCATCACCAGGTTCCAACATATCAATAATAGAGTGGAAGTGTTTATCCTGCATTTCTCCCGTTTCCCGGTTTACGATGAGAAGCTTGGAGGCATCTCGTTTTTCAAGTGGCGTTTGGGCAATCAATTCCTCAGGCAAGTGGAAATCAAAATCAGCTGTATTCATTTTTTCATCATTCTTTCTAAGTTCTAATCTTATCCATTATAACATGTTTCAAGTTTGGGCGCTCTTTTTTTAGAAATTAAATCGTTTTCACTTGACAAAAATTGGTCTATACCATATAATAAATATAGATTAAAACGGAGGATGAAAAGATGAAAGTTATTAAAGTTGAAAATCAAGTTGAAGGTGGAAAAGTTGCTTTTGAGATTTTGAAGGAAAAATTGGCCAATGGTGCTCAAACATTAGGACTTGCGACAGGGAGCAGTCCGCTTGAGTTTTACAAGGAAATCGTTGAGAGTGACCTTGATTTTTCAAATCTAACCAGTGTAAACCTTGATGAGTATGTAGGACTTGACGGAGACAATCCTCAGTCTTACCGTCATTTTATGCAAGAACACTTATTCAACCAAAAACCATTTAAAGAAAGCTTCTTACCTCGTGGAATTAAGGACAATGCTGAGGCTGAAGTTGAACGCTATAACCAAATTTTGGCTGACCATCGAGTTGATTTGCAAATCTTGGGAATCGGCCGCAATGGACATATCGGCTTTAATGAGCCAGGAACTGCCTTTGATAGCCAGACACACCTTGTAGACCTAGACCAGTCTACAATTGAAGCCAATGCTCGCTTCTTTGACAAGATTGAAGATGTTCCAACTCAAGCCATCTCAATGGGGATTAAAAACATCTTGGATGCCAAGTCAATTATTCTCTTTGCTTACGGTGAGTCGAAAGCAGAGGCCATTGCTGGCACAGTATCAGGCCCAGTGACTGAGAACCTTCCAGCAAGTAGCCTACAAAACCACCCTGATGTGACTATTATTGCAGATGCTGAAGCGCTCAGCTTGCTTGAAAAGTAAAATGACAAGAACCACTTGCTCTTTGGAGTGAGTGGCTTTTTACTTCAAATGTTCACTATCCTGCTAAAGTGGTATAATATAGCTATACGGGGAGGCTCGAACTTTGATTTATATAATCGGTTTTATTTGTTTTTTACTTTTAATGTTTCTGTTTAGTCGCTTAATTCAGCAATCAAAGAGTCCTTCGGGCTTTCTAGGAAAACGAATGATGAAATTGTGGAATCGAGTCTATCTCCCCATGTTTGTATGGGCAATTCGTTATCTGGATAGGACATTTTACCCTGTAATCTTAGATGTAGGAGTTGGGAATGGTCGTTCAACCATCCTGCTAAAAGAAACTTTTCCGCAAAGTACCATAACTGGAATCGATATTTCAGATACTGCAATAGCTCAAGCCAAACAGGTAGAGATGACTAATCTAAATTTTGAACGAAGAGACGTTAGGGAGACAGGCTTTTCTGATGAAAGTGTTGATTTAATCACAGCCTTTCAAACTCATTTTCATTGGCAGGACCTAGAGGCTTCTTTTATGGAACTTCGAAGAATACTCAAATCAGGCGGGATGCTCTTACTGGCTTGTGAATATAACAAGTTGTCTTACTTTTTACCAGAGGTCCAAAGCGAAGAAGCATTTAGACGATTCTTGTTATCAGTAGGGCTTGAGCTCGTAACTAGTCAAAGAAAGGGATCATGGATCCTTTATAAAATTGTTAAACATTAATGGAGGTACAATCATGAAACAATTATTTCTATGTTCATACTTTGCTGGAGTCAAAAAGCTTTTTAGCGATTATGCAAAGGAAAAGAATCTAGAAAACAAGGTTTTATTTATTCCTACCGCTGGGAACAAAGAGGACTATACTGCCTATATCGATGAGGCTCAGCAAACATTCAGGGATTTAGGATTTGAGATAGAGGTTCTAGATATTGCTTCTTGTGATCGAGAAACTGCTCAGGCAAAGATTTTCCAAAGCAAAATTCTTTATATCTCTGGCGGGAATACCTTTTATTTATTACAAGAATTAAAGAAAAAACAACTCCTATCTCTTATCAAAGAACAAATAAGAGATGGGCTGATCTATGTGGGAGAATCATCAGGGGCTATCATTACAGCCAAGGATATTGACTACAATAAACTCATGGACGACAAGACGGTAGCGACAGAGTTATCTGATACAACGGGATTGGATGAAGTGGATTTTTACATCCTTCCACATTATGGTGAGGAACCTTTTACTGATAGTAGCAAAAATACCTTTGAAATGTATAAAAAGCAGCTTGAATTGCTACCGCTTCATAACCACCAAGCAATTATCGTTAACGATGAGCAAATAGATATCTTGACAATAGAATAAAAGTGTGGTTGGAAGAACATTGATATTTTACCACTAAAACGATTAGCGGTTGATAATTCACTTAGTGGGAATCTGCCATGGATAGATTAATTTTATGAATTCAAGAAGGGAAAAGTTATGAAAATAAAAACGTTAGATAAAATAGGTGGGATTGTTTTCTTGTTTCTAACGATTGCTACCATTGTCGTTTTTTTATCAGATACGAGCTTCTTTGAGTGGGCGTTTACTAGACACCAGAATACTCTGAGTTGGTATATTCGCCCTCTCTTTATTATTCCAATTGTAATGGGAGCTTATAAAAAATCCTATAGCCTGATTTTCTTTTCTATATTTTGCCTATTTACTAGCATGTTTTGGTTCCCAAATCCGGAAATAGTTGATGTAAAAGTAATTGAGTTTTTGAATTTTGAGAAGACTTATTTTACGAGCGGATGGAGTATTGAAAAAGTTATCATTCTGGCGACGATTCTAGCATTTTTTACGGCGATTATATCCTTAACATGGAGTAGACGTTGGTATGGATTATTAGCAACAGTAGTGATCGGAGCGTTTCTGAAGGTTGCCCATAGTCTTTTATTTAGTGGAGGAAGTGGTATATCGATTGTAAAACCAGCTGTTTTGGGCTTGATTCTCTGCATCTTAGTGATTTATTTCATCTTCAAAAGAAGAAAGTAAAAATAATAGAAGTTTATGGTTGCTTTTCTCTTGACAATTATTCACTTTGTGTGTAAAATGGAATAGATCTTGAACTTGAAGGGAGTGAAAAAAATGTCTAAAACAGTAGTACGTAAGAATGAATCTCTTGACGATGCACTTCGTCGTTTCAAACGTGCGGTTACTAAAGCTGGTACTCTTCAAGAAACACGCAAACGTGAATTCTATGAAAAACCTTCTGTAAAACGTAAACGTAAATCAGAAGCAGCTCGTAAACGTAAAAAATTCTAATTTGAAATGAAAGGCTAGACTTGTCTAGCCTTTTTTCTTTCCAAATAAATACTGTAAATCCTGCAAAAAAAGGAAACTTCCTACCACAATTTGATATAATAGTAGGGAGAACTCGATTGAAGGAGGAAATTATGTCGGTTTTAGTAAAAGAAGTCATTGAAAAGCTCAGATTAGACATTGTTTATGGTGAAGGCGATTTACTTGAAAAAGAAATCAATACTGCGGACATTTCTCGACCAGGTCTTGAAATGACAGGCTATTTTGATTACTATACTCCGGAGCGACTTCAGCTGTTGGGAATGAAGGAATGGTCTTATTTAGTCTCCATGTCTTCTCACAACCGTTATAAGGTGTTGACCAAGATGTTTCAACCAGAAACACCAGTGGTTATTGTTGCGCGTGGTTTAGTAGTTCCAGAAGAAATGTTGAAAGCTGCCAGGGAATGTAAGATTGCGATTTTAACCAGTCGAACAGCTACTAGTCGCCTGTCAGGAGAATTATCTAGCTATTTGGATTCTCGTTTGGCAGAACGGACCAGTGTTCATGGTGTCTTGATGGATATTTATGGCATGGGTGTCTTGATCCAAGGGGATAGCGGTATCGGTAAGAGTGAAACTGGTCTGGAACTTGTGAAACGTGGACACCGTTTGGTGGCAGATGATCGTGTAGATATTTTTGCAAAAGACGAAATGACCCTTTGGGGAGAGCCAGCTGAAATTTTGAGGCATTTACTTGAGATTCGTGGAGTGGGGATTATTGATGTGATGAGTCTCTACGGAGCAAGTGCAGTTAAGGATTCTTCACAAGTTCAACTAGCAGTTTATTTGGAAAATTATGATACGCATAAGACCTTCGATCGCTTAGGAAATAATGCTGAAGAAATCGAGATTTCTGGTGTAGCCATTCCACGTATCCGCATCCCAGTAAAAACAGGACGCAATATTTCTGTTGTCATTGAGGCGGCTGCCATGAACTACCGTGCTAAGGAAATGGGCTTTGATGCGACACGTTTATTTGAAGAACGCTTGACAAGTCTGATCGCTCAAAATGAGGTGAAAAATGATTAATCCAGTCGCATTTGAAATCGGTCCTTTTTCTATTCGTTGGTATGCTTTGTGTATTGTGGCTGGTTTGGTTTTGGCAGTCTACCTTGCCATGAAGGAAGCTCCTAAAAAGAAAATCCTGTCAGATGATATTTTGGATTTCATTCTGATTGCTTTTCCAGTTGCGATTTTAGGTGCTAGACTATACTACGTACTCTTTCGCTTAGATTATTACCTGCAAAATCCAGGTGAAATCATTGCCATCTGGAATGGTGGTTTGGCCATTTATGGAGGTTTGATAGCGGGCGCTATTGTCCTTTATATCTTTGCAGAT
This genomic interval from Streptococcus oralis subsp. tigurinus contains the following:
- a CDS encoding YihY/virulence factor BrkB family protein — protein: MKKWWKELLDKPLLKAFLHYYQASDSELTSVAVAYYWLISIFPLLMIMVNILPYFQIPVSNFLLTIKEFLPDTVYDVVAKIVREVLTQPSTGLLSFAVLSALWTFSKSMDFLQKAFNKAYGVTKSRGIISHQLMSLLVSLGLQILFALALFLSMFGRMLLNLLKTYWQSDSSLFSYLQDFTGPLVYALIFAILVMIYYFLPKVKTPRIRYVLPGSVFVLLTLIGLLNIFSVYFNNYVNHLVDVRFFSSIIVVVMMFWFILIAKILIIGAVINASVQSLKDPKFSME
- a CDS encoding TIGR01212 family radical SAM protein (This family includes YhcC from E. coli K-12, an uncharacterized radical SAM protein.) codes for the protein MKVMKSYNTLNDYYRKLFGEKTFKVPIDAGFDCPNRDGTVAHGGCTFCTVSGSGDAIVAPDAPIREQFYKEIDFMHRKWPDVKKYLVYFQNFTNTHEKVEVIRERYEQAINEPGVVGINIGTRPDCLPDETILYLAELAKRMHVTVELGLQTTYERTSNLINRAHSYELYVETVKRLRKYPKIEIVSHLINGLPGETHEMMVENVRRCVTDNDIQGIKLHLLHLMTNTRMQRDYHEGRLQLMSQDEYVKVICDQLEIIPKHIVIHRITGDAPRDMLIGPMWSLNKWEVLNAIETEMRRRGSVQGCKAVKQEFKNEKTI
- a CDS encoding cation:proton antiporter; its protein translation is MELLIYLILFLFVLIVSSTTNKLLPFLPLPLVQILLGIVIGLFLPNTDFHLNTELFLALVIGPLLFRESEEADVTAILKHWRIIVYLIFPVIFISTLSLGGLAHLLWLSLPLAACLAVGAALGPTDLVAFASLSERFSFPKRVSNILKGEGLLNDASGLVAFRVALAAWTTGAFSLSQAGTSLALSIIGGFAVGFVTAMINRFLHTFLLSMRATDIASELLLELSLPLMTFFIAEEIHVSGIIAVVVAGILKASRFKKITLLEAQVDTVTDTVWHTVTFMLNGSVFVILGMELEMIAEPILTNPLYNPLLLLVSVVLLTFLLFAIRFVMIVVFYFVRTRRLKKKINKYMKDMLLLTFSGVKGTVSIATILLIPSHLEQEYPLLLFLVAGVTLLSFLTGLLVLPHLSEEQEESKDHLMHIAILNDVAAELEKELDHHKNKLPLYAAIDNYHGRIENLILSLENKRVQEDWESLKLLILSIESDGLEQAYEENRISERGYRVYQRYLKNMEQSINRNFASRVTYYFLVSLRIMRFLLHEIFTFGKTFRSWMNEESRKLLAVDYDQISELYLENTELIIESLENLKGVYKSSLISFMQESRLRETAIIGSGAFVERVINRIKPNNIDEMLRGYYLERKAIFEYEEAKLITAKYAKKLRQNVNNLENYSLKEAANTLPYDMLDLIRRN
- the queA gene encoding tRNA preQ1(34) S-adenosylmethionine ribosyltransferase-isomerase QueA, giving the protein MNTADFDFHLPEELIAQTPLEKRDASKLLIVNRETGEMQDKHFHSIIDMLEPGDALVMNDTRVLPARLYGQKEETGGHVELLLLKNTSGDEWEVLAKPAKRLKVGTRINFGDGRLSAVVTEELTHGGRIVRFEYQGIFLEVLESLGEMPLPPYIHEKLDDRERYQTVYAKESGSAAAPTAGLHFTKELLAEIQAKGVHLVYLTLHVGLGTFRPVSVDNLDEHEMHSEFYQLSEEAAATLSSVKEKGGRVIAVGTTSIRTLETIGSKFDGQIQADSGWTNIFIKPGYQWKVVDAFSTNFHLPKSTLVMLVSAFAGRELVLDAYQHAIQERYRFFSFGDAMFIY
- a CDS encoding glucosamine-6-phosphate deaminase; translated protein: MKVIKVENQVEGGKVAFEILKEKLANGAQTLGLATGSSPLEFYKEIVESDLDFSNLTSVNLDEYVGLDGDNPQSYRHFMQEHLFNQKPFKESFLPRGIKDNAEAEVERYNQILADHRVDLQILGIGRNGHIGFNEPGTAFDSQTHLVDLDQSTIEANARFFDKIEDVPTQAISMGIKNILDAKSIILFAYGESKAEAIAGTVSGPVTENLPASSLQNHPDVTIIADAEALSLLEK
- a CDS encoding DUF3397 family protein — its product is MGMILMKIASILLLILTLVVCFIVTKLFGLKKLRINFADLAFPLLVFEYYLITAKAFTHNFLPRLGLALSLLAILLVVFFLLKKRSFYYPKFIKFFWRAGFLLTLIIYIEMIVELMMIK
- a CDS encoding tRNA (mnm(5)s(2)U34)-methyltransferase; its protein translation is MKRPFEMAHEFLAEVVTKEDIVVDATMGNGHDTLFLAKLAKQVYAFDIQKQALDKTQDRLNEAGLENVQLILQGHETLDQFVTEAKAGIFNLGYLPSADKSVITRPQTTIEALEKLCHLLVKGGRIAIMIYYGHEGGDIEKDAVLDFVSQLNQQEYTVVIYRTLNQVNNPPFVVMIEKLERYRHG
- the ezrA gene encoding septation ring formation regulator EzrA, producing the protein MSNGQLIYLMVAIAIILILAYVTAIFLRKRNVSRLTALEERKEELYNLPVNDEVEAVKNMHLIGQSQVTFREWNQKWVDLSLNSFADIENHLFEAENYNNSFRFFKAAHKIDQIESQISLIEEDIAAIRNALSELEKQESKNSGRVLHALDLFETLQHTVAEDSEKYGKALPEIEKQLENIQSEFSQFVTLNSSGDPVEAAAILDDTENHILALTHIVDRIPALVETLTKELPDQLADLEEGYRKLLDANYHFTETDIESRFQLLHESLKNNQENIRQLELDNAEYENNRIQEEINALYDIFTREIEAQKVVENLLSTLPTYLNHLKENNQVLVQDLERLNKTYLLPESDGNHVRRLQEELAALDTAILEVTEDQRESAQAYSVLEEQLEMLQSNLKDIEDEQISVSERLAQIEKDDLNARQKANVYVNRLHTIKRYMEKRNLPGIPQSFLKLFFTASHNTEDLMAELEQPQVNIESVKRILEIATNDMAVLETETYDIVQYATLTEQLLQYSNRYRSFDERIQEAFNEALEIFEKEFDYRASFEKISQALEVAEPGVTNRFVTSYEKTREAIRF